From a region of the Peptostreptococcaceae bacterium genome:
- the rpmH gene encoding 50S ribosomal protein L34: MRKGTGTFQPKKRQRKVEHGFRKRMKTKAGRNILKKRRLKGRKKLSA; this comes from the coding sequence ATGAGAAAAGGTACTGGTACTTTCCAACCGAAAAAGAGACAAAGAAAAGTTGAACATGGCTTTAGAAAAAGAATGAAAACAAAGGCTGGAAGAAATATATTGAAGAAACGCAGATTAAAAGGAAGAAAGAAATTGAGTGCCTAA
- the yidD gene encoding membrane protein insertion efficiency factor YidD — translation MKKILIKMVEFYQNGISPYLPKSCRYVPTCSQYMIEALEKYGALKGAYIGIKRILRCHPFHPGGYDPLK, via the coding sequence ATGAAAAAAATTTTAATAAAAATGGTTGAATTTTATCAGAACGGAATTTCTCCATACTTGCCTAAAAGTTGCCGATATGTACCAACATGTTCACAATATATGATAGAGGCATTGGAAAAATACGGGGCGCTTAAGGGAGCTTATATAGGAATAAAAAGAATATTGAGATGTCATCCCTTTCATCCGGGAGGGTATGATCCTTTAAAATAA
- the rnpA gene encoding ribonuclease P protein component, translating to MNKLRKSNEFKETYSKGKSVGSRYIVLFYKKNSRAETRIGFTASKKVGNSVKRNRARRLMKESFRHMNPAIEEGYDVVAIARVTINEADYKGVKDSFEKAVKRAGIIKTGV from the coding sequence ATGAACAAGCTGAGGAAGAGTAATGAGTTCAAGGAAACATACAGCAAGGGAAAATCCGTTGGAAGCCGATATATTGTTTTGTTTTACAAAAAAAATTCGAGGGCGGAGACGAGAATAGGGTTTACAGCAAGTAAGAAAGTTGGCAATAGCGTAAAGAGAAACCGGGCACGAAGGCTAATGAAGGAATCTTTTAGGCATATGAATCCTGCAATTGAAGAAGGATACGATGTTGTTGCTATAGCTAGGGTTACTATAAATGAAGCCGATTACAAAGGTGTTAAGGATTCATTTGAAAAGGCCGTCAAAAGAGCGGGTATTATAAAAACGGGTGTTTAG